One window of the Trifolium pratense cultivar HEN17-A07 linkage group LG2, ARS_RC_1.1, whole genome shotgun sequence genome contains the following:
- the LOC123909193 gene encoding plant cysteine oxidase 2-like isoform X1 yields MGIERNLADRKGKDFCELPKETITNSRSRRNRRRSSKKMPPVQKLFETCKEVFASSGTGIVPPTQDIDKLRSVLDGIKPEDVDLRPDMPYFMANASHRRPKITYLHIYECEKFSMGIFCLPPSGVIPLHNHPGMTVFSKLLFGTMHIKSYDWVVDLPPESPTTVKPSECPELRLAKVKVDADFTAPCNPSILYPEDGGNLHCFTAVTACAVLDVLGPPYSDFDGRHCTYYTNYPFPDFSVEGLSIPEEEKNVYEWLQEKDQLEDLKVEGKMYSGPTIVEN; encoded by the exons ATGGGGATTGAGAGAAACTTGGCTGATAGAAAAGGAAAAGATTTTTGTGAATTGCCAAAGGAAACAATTACTAACAGCAGGTCAAGGAGGAACCGGCGGCGTTCTTCTAAGAAGATGCCGCCGGTTCAGAAACTTTTTGAGACTTGTAAGGAAGTCTTTGCATCTAGTGGGACAGGAATTGTTCCTCCAACTCAGGACATTGACAAATTGCGGTCTGTTTTAG ACGGAATAAAACCAGAAGATGTTGATTTGAGACCTGATATGCCATATTTCATGGCAAATGCCTCTCACAGAAGGCCAAAAATTACGTACCTACACATTTATGAGTGTGAGAAGTTTTCC ATGGGAATATTTTGTTTGCCACCATCTGGTGTTATTCCTCTTCATAATCATCCTGGAATGACAGTTTTTAGTAAGCTGCTTTTTGGAACTATGCACATCAAATCATATGATTGGGTTGTTGACTTGCCTCCTGAATCTCCAACCACTGTCAAACCCTCAGAAT GTCCTGAGTTGAGGTTAGCAAAAGTAAAGGTTGATGCTGATTTTACTGCTCCTTGTAACCCTTCAATCTTATATCCTGAGGATGGTGGAAACTTACACTGTTTCACAGCAGTGACAGCTTGTGCAGTTCTTGATGTTCTTGGTCCTCCATATTCTGATTTTGATGGCAGACACTGCACATACTATACTAATTACCCTTTTCCCGACTTTTCAG TTGAGGGACTATCCATACCAGAAGAGGAAAAGAATGTTTATGAATGGCTGCAAGAAAAGGACCAACTAGAAGACTTAAAAGTTGAAGGAAAAATGTACAGTGGTCCAACTATTGTGGAGAACTAG
- the LOC123909193 gene encoding plant cysteine oxidase 2-like isoform X2 has protein sequence MGIERNLADRKGKDFCELPKETITNSRSRRNRRRSSKKMPPVQKLFETCKEVFASSGTGIVPPTQDIDKLRSVLDGIKPEDVDLRPDMPYFMANASHRRPKITYLHIYECEKFSMGIFCLPPSGVIPLHNHPGMTVFSKLLFGTMHIKSYDWVVDLPPESPTTVKPSECPELRLAKVKVDADFTAPCNPSILYPEDGGNLHCFTAVTACAVLDVLGPPYSDFDGRHCTYYTNYPFPDFSGNPGPTCHMSIFVYAPDPHKH, from the exons ATGGGGATTGAGAGAAACTTGGCTGATAGAAAAGGAAAAGATTTTTGTGAATTGCCAAAGGAAACAATTACTAACAGCAGGTCAAGGAGGAACCGGCGGCGTTCTTCTAAGAAGATGCCGCCGGTTCAGAAACTTTTTGAGACTTGTAAGGAAGTCTTTGCATCTAGTGGGACAGGAATTGTTCCTCCAACTCAGGACATTGACAAATTGCGGTCTGTTTTAG ACGGAATAAAACCAGAAGATGTTGATTTGAGACCTGATATGCCATATTTCATGGCAAATGCCTCTCACAGAAGGCCAAAAATTACGTACCTACACATTTATGAGTGTGAGAAGTTTTCC ATGGGAATATTTTGTTTGCCACCATCTGGTGTTATTCCTCTTCATAATCATCCTGGAATGACAGTTTTTAGTAAGCTGCTTTTTGGAACTATGCACATCAAATCATATGATTGGGTTGTTGACTTGCCTCCTGAATCTCCAACCACTGTCAAACCCTCAGAAT GTCCTGAGTTGAGGTTAGCAAAAGTAAAGGTTGATGCTGATTTTACTGCTCCTTGTAACCCTTCAATCTTATATCCTGAGGATGGTGGAAACTTACACTGTTTCACAGCAGTGACAGCTTGTGCAGTTCTTGATGTTCTTGGTCCTCCATATTCTGATTTTGATGGCAGACACTGCACATACTATACTAATTACCCTTTTCCCGACTTTTCAG GCAATCCAGGTCCCACATGTCATATGTCAATATTTGTATATGCACCGGACCCGCATAAACATTAA